In one Microbacterium invictum genomic region, the following are encoded:
- a CDS encoding MFS transporter permease has product MLLRRAVYRWLFPAAFVLPIWLLVGWGVFSGGGWAFLWVLLLGIPSVFLGQVVLTLLVRARGTVRAERAVSWLDVGGFAVLHALTVSLGFFGAWWWGAAFGLTIVAALALFWTQLWQLWREAKPSGLAGFRATASGYLGGGNPGPRTQPAGVVVIEERSKSR; this is encoded by the coding sequence ATGCTCCTGCGACGCGCCGTCTACCGGTGGCTCTTCCCGGCGGCTTTCGTCCTGCCGATCTGGCTTCTCGTGGGCTGGGGTGTCTTCAGCGGTGGGGGATGGGCCTTCCTCTGGGTGCTGCTCCTGGGCATCCCGTCGGTCTTCCTCGGACAGGTCGTCCTCACCCTGCTGGTCCGCGCGCGGGGGACCGTCCGCGCCGAGCGCGCCGTGTCGTGGCTCGACGTGGGCGGGTTCGCCGTGCTGCACGCGCTGACCGTGTCGCTCGGCTTCTTCGGCGCGTGGTGGTGGGGTGCAGCGTTCGGACTCACGATCGTCGCCGCCTTGGCCCTGTTCTGGACGCAGCTGTGGCAGCTCTGGCGCGAGGCGAAGCCGTCCGGGCTGGCGGGTTTCCGTGCCACGGCATCGGGCTATCTCGGCGGAGGAAACCCGGGCCCGCGGACGCAGCCGGCCGGGGTCGTCGTGATCGAGGAGCGCAGCAAGTCACGGTGA
- the treZ gene encoding malto-oligosyltrehalose trehalohydrolase produces MIELWAPRASRVRLRHAGGDLEMQATAEGWWQGEIALADGDRYGFVLDDGDAVRPDPRSRRQPRGVHEPSSWFDPGAHEWSDQSWTGRQLAGGIVYELHVGTFTPEGTLDTAASRLDHLVDLGVTHVELLPVNGFNGIWNWGYDGVLWYTVHEAYGGPAAYQRFVDACHGRGLAVIQDVVYNHLGPSGNYLPEYGPYLRDAERNTWGSSVNLDEPAVRSFIVENALMWMRDYHVDGLRLDAVHALLDRTDRHILQEISEETDRLSAHVGRPLTLIAESDMNDAMLISAREAGGYGLTAQWSDDYHHALHVALTGETVGYYADFAPLSALVKAATRGFFHDGTWSSFREREHGHPIDPRIPTWRLVTYSQDHDQIGNRAAGDRLSQSLDEGGLRIGAVLTLLAPFTPMLFMGEEWAASTPWQFFTSHPEPELAKATADGRLAEFAAMGWDESLVPDPQDPATFERSHLDWSEAWDEEADPRHGRTLALYRRLARLRRELPDLTDPAFTALSAEADETARTFVLHRGAVDILVNFGTDPATLPIQEGSRLVLATDDAARVESARIILPGRSAAVTTR; encoded by the coding sequence ATGATCGAACTGTGGGCACCGCGGGCCTCCCGCGTCCGGCTGCGGCACGCCGGGGGAGACCTCGAGATGCAGGCGACAGCCGAGGGATGGTGGCAGGGAGAGATCGCGCTGGCAGACGGTGATCGGTACGGCTTCGTGCTCGACGACGGCGACGCCGTGCGTCCCGACCCGCGCTCGCGCCGGCAGCCGCGCGGCGTCCACGAGCCCTCATCGTGGTTCGACCCGGGAGCGCACGAGTGGAGCGACCAGTCCTGGACGGGCCGGCAGCTGGCCGGGGGGATCGTGTACGAGCTCCACGTCGGGACCTTCACCCCCGAGGGCACGCTCGATACGGCCGCGTCGCGGCTCGACCATCTCGTCGACCTGGGTGTGACCCACGTGGAGCTCCTCCCCGTCAACGGCTTCAACGGCATCTGGAACTGGGGTTACGACGGCGTGCTGTGGTACACCGTCCACGAGGCCTACGGCGGGCCGGCGGCGTATCAGCGATTCGTCGACGCCTGCCATGGTCGCGGGCTCGCCGTCATCCAGGACGTCGTGTACAACCACCTGGGTCCGAGCGGGAACTATCTGCCCGAGTACGGCCCGTACCTCCGCGACGCCGAGCGCAACACCTGGGGTTCGTCCGTGAACCTCGATGAGCCCGCGGTCCGCTCGTTCATCGTGGAGAACGCGCTGATGTGGATGCGGGACTACCACGTCGACGGCCTGCGTCTGGATGCCGTCCACGCGCTGCTAGACCGCACCGATCGGCACATCCTGCAGGAGATCTCCGAGGAGACCGATCGGCTGAGCGCACACGTCGGTCGCCCGCTGACCCTCATCGCCGAGTCGGATATGAACGACGCCATGCTCATCTCCGCCCGCGAGGCGGGCGGATATGGCCTGACCGCGCAGTGGAGCGACGACTACCACCACGCCCTCCACGTCGCCCTCACGGGCGAGACCGTCGGCTACTACGCCGATTTCGCACCCCTGTCGGCCCTGGTGAAAGCCGCGACCCGGGGGTTCTTCCACGACGGCACCTGGTCGTCGTTCCGCGAGCGCGAGCACGGTCACCCCATCGACCCCCGCATCCCGACCTGGCGACTGGTGACGTACAGCCAGGATCACGACCAGATCGGGAATCGCGCCGCCGGGGATCGGCTGTCCCAGTCGCTGGACGAGGGCGGGCTGCGCATCGGCGCGGTGCTCACCCTCCTCGCGCCGTTCACTCCCATGCTCTTCATGGGGGAGGAGTGGGCGGCGAGCACCCCGTGGCAGTTCTTCACGTCGCATCCCGAGCCGGAGCTGGCCAAGGCGACTGCGGACGGACGCCTGGCGGAGTTCGCAGCGATGGGATGGGACGAATCGCTCGTACCCGACCCGCAGGACCCGGCCACCTTCGAGCGGTCGCATCTGGACTGGTCGGAGGCATGGGACGAGGAGGCCGACCCGCGTCACGGTCGTACGCTCGCGCTCTACCGGCGGCTCGCGCGGCTGCGCCGGGAACTCCCCGATCTCACCGACCCCGCCTTCACCGCGCTCTCGGCCGAAGCCGACGAGACGGCGCGCACCTTCGTGCTGCACCGCGGTGCCGTCGACATCCTGGTGAACTTCGGCACCGATCCTGCGACGCTTCCGATCCAGGAAGGCTCCCGGTTGGTTCTGGCCACGGATGACGCGGCGAGGGTCGAGTCCGCCAGGATCATCCTTCCGGGGCGGAGCGCGGCCGTCACGACCCGCTGA
- the map gene encoding type I methionyl aminopeptidase, translating to MIELRTPAEIEAMRPAGRFVAEVLTTLRDEAAVGTNLLALDRRAHELIRRAGAESCYIDYHPSFGASPFGKVLCTSINDAVLHGLPFDYTLRDGDLVSLDFAAAVDGWVADSAVSFVVGSARDEDLALIDTTQRALSAAIDAAQTGSRIGDISAAVAAVARAEGYVINTDFGGHGVGRTMHGDPHVPNDGKAGRGYPLRAGLVLALEPWFLATTDQLVTDPDGWTLRSADGSRGAHSEHTVAITEDGPIVLTDRSFLGVD from the coding sequence ATGATCGAGTTGCGCACCCCTGCCGAGATCGAGGCGATGAGGCCTGCCGGCCGATTCGTGGCGGAGGTCCTTACGACCCTCCGGGACGAGGCGGCAGTCGGGACGAACCTCCTGGCGCTCGATCGACGGGCGCACGAGCTGATCCGCCGGGCCGGGGCGGAGTCGTGCTACATCGACTACCACCCGTCCTTCGGCGCCTCGCCGTTCGGCAAGGTCCTGTGCACGTCGATCAACGACGCGGTCCTGCACGGCCTCCCCTTCGACTACACCCTTCGCGACGGCGACCTCGTGTCGCTGGACTTCGCGGCCGCCGTGGACGGCTGGGTGGCGGACTCCGCGGTCTCCTTCGTCGTGGGCTCGGCGCGCGACGAGGATCTGGCGTTGATCGACACGACGCAGCGTGCGTTGAGCGCCGCGATCGACGCCGCGCAGACCGGCAGCCGCATCGGCGACATCTCCGCCGCGGTCGCCGCGGTCGCCCGCGCGGAGGGCTACGTCATCAACACCGATTTCGGCGGTCACGGCGTCGGACGCACGATGCACGGCGACCCGCACGTGCCCAACGACGGCAAGGCGGGCCGCGGCTACCCGCTTCGCGCGGGCCTCGTCCTCGCCCTCGAACCGTGGTTCCTGGCCACCACCGACCAGCTGGTCACCGATCCCGACGGCTGGACTCTCCGCAGCGCCGACGGGTCGCGCGGCGCGCACTCCGAGCACACCGTCGCCATCACCGAGGACGGTCCGATCGTTCTGACCGATCGCAGCTTCCTCGGCGTGGACTGA